TGAATGTAATTCACCTTTTAACTTCTTTTTTAATAAAACATTATCATTAAATGACATAACAAATTATTTAACCTTTATTAATTCTACAGGATGTAATACTTTTACATTACTTAAATCTTTTATCTGCATTCTACAGGTAGGACAATCTGTTATAACTATACTACATTCACTTTCTTTTATCTTATCATCTAGATCCTTACCTATTTTACTACTCAATGAATAATTATCACTCAATAAACCCCAACTGCCTGCCATACCACAACAATTACTATCTAATACTTTTAAATTATTTTTATCTAGATTGTTAATAAGATTGGCTGTCGCATCACTATCCTTTTGAACTTTTAAATGGCATGGTATATGATATGCTTTAATACTTGAATCTTCAATATATAAATAGTCTTTATATCTATCTAACAACTTGGTTATGTGGATTGTTTTATCTTTTATTTTATTAACTCTACTATTATTTATAAAATTACCCCATTCACTCATCAAAGCCAGCCCACAGGATGAACAAGAAACAACTATATTATCTACATCATCTATCAAGTTTCCCCAGCTTTCAAGATTCTTGTATATTCTTTCTTTAGCAGCATTTGCCATCCCTTTTGGTATCATTGGCACACCACAACAGTATTGTCTTGGTGTAATAACTGTAAAACCTATATTTTTTAATATCTCAACTGTTTTTAATCCAACAGCAGGTTCAAAATAAGAGTAATAACATCCAGCAAAAAATAATACCTTTTTTTCTCCCCTTCCCTCAAAATTATTAACTTGATCAAACAATGATTTAGTCGATATTGAAGGGTACCTTCTCTGTGGAGAAACATGAATAATAGGCTCAAAAGCTTTTCTTACATAATAGTATTTTGTAACAAAATCAGATATTTTTGCAAATTTATGAGTCCATTTTGCAATTGTATCTATTTTTGTTATCAATCTATAATTTAGGGGTATTGAAAATTTTCTATAATATTGGGATTTTGCCTCTGCCGCCAATTTTGGTATATTAACATTTGATGGGCATTCAAAATGACAGCTTTCACAGCCTATACAAAGATTCATAACTTTCTGTAATTCGCTTTTATATATCTCACTATCATCAATAACCCCACTTATTAAAGCTCTTAGAATATTTGCTTTAGCTTTAGGTGTTGCCCTTTCGTCCCTAGTAAACTTATATACAGGGCACATCCTAACAGAAGTATCAATAGTGGTGCATTTAGAACAGCCATGGCACTTCTCAGTTTCACTTAAAAAATCTTCTAGCCATAATAAATTTTTATTAAATATATCTTTTGCTTTATAGGTTATACCATATCTTAAATCTTTTGATATTAAGTATTCATCATCTGTTAATTTTAACAGGGGGTTAAATATGTTCTTTTGATCTAAAATATTTTTAACCTGTTTAAATAAATGGTATATCTTTGGATATTGGAGTTTAACATAGTAGGATCTTATGCGCCCATCACCGTGTTCTCCTGAAATAGTACCACCTAAAGAATAGATCAAATCAAAGAATTCATCTGCTATTATCTTTAATAACCTAACATCTTCAGCACTTTTAAGATTGAGAAGTGGCCTAGTATGTAACAAACCTTTTGCAATATGACCGTATATAACAAAGTCAACCAAATGTCGGTTAAATATTTGATATATACCTTCAAAATATTTATCTAATTTAGTTGGTGGAATAGCTGCATCCTCAACTAATGCAACTATTTTTTTATCCCCCTTTAGTTTATAGAGAATTGGTACAGCTGCCTTTCTAATAGCACGAAAATTATCCTGCTCTTTTTTGCTAGTAGCTAAATATATATTATCTGTTAATTTGTTTTTGATAATTAAATCATAGACTTTCTTTGCTTCATTTATTACAGCCTCTTTACTATATCCATCAAATTCAAAAAGCAGTACATTATCAGCATCTTCACTAATATTATTCGCCAATGTCTCATCTGTCGCTTTTGCTAATCTTAACAAAGACTTATCCATTATTTCTATACCAGAAGGTTTAAATTGTAATCCTAAATTAACAGCCTTTGTCGAGCTAAATATATCATTAAAATAAGCAACTAATAGAGTGTCATAGGATGGTTTATCAATTAACTTAAATTTCAATTTTGTTACTATACCTAATGTGCCTTCAGAGCCAGTAAAGAAAGTATGT
This portion of the Deferribacterota bacterium genome encodes:
- a CDS encoding FAD-linked oxidase C-terminal domain-containing protein → HTFFTGSEGTLGIVTKLKFKLIDKPSYDTLLVAYFNDIFSSTKAVNLGLQFKPSGIEIMDKSLLRLAKATDETLANNISEDADNVLLFEFDGYSKEAVINEAKKVYDLIIKNKLTDNIYLATSKKEQDNFRAIRKAAVPILYKLKGDKKIVALVEDAAIPPTKLDKYFEGIYQIFNRHLVDFVIYGHIAKGLLHTRPLLNLKSAEDVRLLKIIADEFFDLIYSLGGTISGEHGDGRIRSYYVKLQYPKIYHLFKQVKNILDQKNIFNPLLKLTDDEYLISKDLRYGITYKAKDIFNKNLLWLEDFLSETEKCHGCSKCTTIDTSVRMCPVYKFTRDERATPKAKANILRALISGVIDDSEIYKSELQKVMNLCIGCESCHFECPSNVNIPKLAAEAKSQYYRKFSIPLNYRLITKIDTIAKWTHKFAKISDFVTKYYYVRKAFEPIIHVSPQRRYPSISTKSLFDQVNNFEGRGEKKVLFFAGCYYSYFEPAVGLKTVEILKNIGFTVITPRQYCCGVPMIPKGMANAAKERIYKNLESWGNLIDDVDNIVVSCSSCGLALMSEWGNFINNSRVNKIKDKTIHITKLLDRYKDYLYIEDSSIKAYHIPCHLKVQKDSDATANLINNLDKNNLKVLDSNCCGMAGSWGLLSDNYSLSSKIGKDLDDKIKESECSIVITDCPTCRMQIKDLSNVKVLHPVELIKVK